The following are from one region of the Pelagibius sp. CAU 1746 genome:
- a CDS encoding ABC transporter ATP-binding protein/permease has translation MRPTTLDRDQQVGLGQLKVLTNLLPYLWPAGRTDLKARVVAALVLLVCAKLAIVTVPLVLKAAVDALTPAGLGAGLGEGAGQSVATAAVALPLGLLLAYGAVRVAALGFGELRDTLFSRVSQNAVRRVALATFRHLHALSLRFHLERQTGGLSRAIDRGTKGIEFLLHFTAMSVIPTLIEVGLACGILWVIFDWRFALIPFATIAGYVVFTFKVTEWRIEIRKQMNDADNDASTKAIDSLLNFETVKYFGNEDHEARRFDSALANYERAAVRSRSSLSVLNTGQSLIIAVGITLLMVLAAQGVVAGTMTVGDFVMVNAYLLQLAMPLNFLGTVYREIKQSLIDLETMFKLLHSDAEVRDREGAPEIDLKKGEVIFENVSFGYDPRRPILKDVSFTVKAGNTVAIVGPSGAGKSTISRILFRFYDVLDGAVKIDGQDLREVTQASLRAAIGIVPQDTVLFNDTVGYNIRYGRPSASEEEMREAARLAQIDGFVAGLPDGYGTMVGERGLKLSGGEKQRVAIARTILKAPKILLFDEATSALDTKTEREIQNNLREVSRGRTTLVIAHRLSTVVEADEILVLEAGRIVERGRHDALLVRGGVYAQMWARQQAAVEEEPKPAAVPGSAAE, from the coding sequence ATGCGTCCCACCACCCTCGATCGTGACCAGCAGGTCGGCCTCGGCCAGCTCAAGGTCCTGACCAACCTGCTGCCCTATCTCTGGCCGGCCGGGCGGACCGACCTGAAGGCCCGCGTGGTAGCGGCCCTGGTGCTGCTGGTCTGCGCCAAGCTGGCCATCGTCACCGTGCCCCTGGTGTTGAAGGCCGCGGTCGATGCCCTGACGCCGGCGGGCTTGGGGGCGGGCTTGGGGGAGGGGGCCGGGCAGAGCGTGGCCACCGCGGCCGTGGCGTTGCCGCTGGGTCTGCTGCTGGCCTACGGCGCGGTGCGGGTCGCGGCACTCGGCTTCGGCGAATTGCGCGATACCCTGTTCTCCCGCGTCTCCCAGAACGCGGTGCGCCGGGTGGCCCTGGCGACCTTCCGCCACCTGCACGCGCTCTCCCTGCGCTTCCACCTGGAACGCCAGACCGGCGGCCTCAGCCGCGCCATCGACCGCGGCACCAAGGGCATCGAGTTCCTGCTGCACTTCACCGCCATGTCGGTGATCCCGACGCTGATCGAGGTCGGGTTGGCCTGCGGCATCCTCTGGGTCATTTTCGATTGGCGTTTCGCGCTCATTCCTTTCGCCACCATCGCCGGCTACGTGGTCTTCACCTTCAAGGTGACGGAGTGGCGCATCGAGATCCGCAAGCAGATGAACGACGCGGACAACGACGCCAGCACCAAGGCCATCGACAGCCTGTTGAACTTCGAGACGGTGAAGTACTTCGGCAACGAGGATCACGAGGCCCGGCGCTTCGATAGCGCGCTGGCCAACTACGAGCGCGCGGCGGTGAGGAGCCGCTCCAGCCTCTCGGTCCTGAACACCGGGCAGTCGCTGATCATCGCCGTCGGCATCACCCTGCTGATGGTGCTGGCGGCCCAAGGCGTGGTGGCCGGCACCATGACCGTCGGCGACTTCGTCATGGTCAACGCCTACCTCTTGCAGCTCGCCATGCCGCTGAACTTCCTGGGCACGGTCTACCGCGAGATCAAGCAGTCGCTGATCGACCTGGAGACCATGTTCAAGCTGCTGCACTCGGATGCCGAGGTGCGCGACCGGGAAGGCGCGCCGGAAATCGACCTCAAGAAGGGCGAGGTGATCTTCGAGAACGTCTCTTTCGGCTACGACCCGCGCCGGCCGATCCTGAAGGACGTCAGCTTCACGGTGAAGGCCGGCAACACGGTCGCCATCGTCGGGCCCTCCGGCGCCGGCAAGTCGACCATTTCGCGCATCCTCTTCCGCTTCTACGATGTGCTGGACGGCGCGGTGAAGATCGACGGCCAGGACCTGCGCGAGGTGACGCAGGCCTCCCTGCGCGCGGCCATCGGCATCGTCCCGCAGGACACCGTGCTGTTCAACGACACCGTCGGCTACAACATCCGCTACGGCCGTCCTTCGGCCAGCGAAGAGGAAATGCGCGAAGCCGCGCGCCTGGCGCAGATCGACGGTTTCGTCGCGGGCCTGCCCGACGGCTACGGCACCATGGTGGGCGAGCGCGGCCTGAAGCTGTCGGGTGGCGAGAAGCAGCGCGTCGCCATCGCGCGGACCATCCTCAAGGCCCCCAAGATCCTGCTGTTCGACGAGGCGACCTCCGCCCTCGACACCAAGACCGAGCGCGAGATCCAGAACAACCTGCGCGAAGTCTCGCGCGGCCGCACGACGCTGGTCATCGCCCACCGCCTCTCCACCGTGGTGGAGGCCGACGAGATCCTGGTGCTGGAGGCCGGCCGCATCGTCGAGCGCGGCCGCCACGACGCGCTGCTGGTGCGCGGCGGCGTCTACGCCCAGATGTGGGCGCGCCAGCAGGCCGCAGTGGAAGAAGAGCCCAAACCCGCCGCCGTCCCCGGCAGCGCGGCGGAGTAA
- a CDS encoding LysE family transporter — protein MMLGDLGLLWLAALPLMGSPGPATLSTAAVGSSFGPRRGLPYLAGIIAGTADVLLLIATGVTAAILAVPALATAITLAAAYTLYLAWRIATAPPLSKDTAEAKAPAFPGGFFLAIANPKAFAVLGAVYARHSVIEGDLATDAVVKVAALSLVIVLVNSTWLVFGSMIAALLHDPRKARITNIAFAVLLVASVALALL, from the coding sequence ATGATGCTCGGTGATCTCGGCCTGCTGTGGCTGGCCGCCCTGCCGCTGATGGGCAGCCCGGGACCGGCCACACTCAGCACCGCCGCCGTCGGCTCAAGCTTCGGGCCGCGCCGCGGCCTGCCCTACCTGGCTGGCATCATCGCGGGCACGGCGGACGTGCTGCTGCTCATCGCCACCGGCGTGACGGCGGCGATCCTCGCCGTGCCGGCACTCGCCACCGCCATCACCCTGGCCGCCGCCTACACCCTCTACCTCGCCTGGCGCATCGCCACGGCGCCGCCGCTGTCGAAGGACACCGCGGAAGCCAAGGCGCCAGCCTTCCCCGGCGGTTTCTTCCTGGCCATCGCCAATCCGAAGGCCTTCGCCGTCCTCGGCGCGGTCTACGCCAGGCACAGCGTGATCGAGGGCGACCTCGCCACGGACGCGGTGGTGAAGGTCGCGGCGCTCAGCCTCGTTATCGTGCTGGTGAATTCGACCTGGCTGGTCTTCGGCTCGATGATCGCCGCCCTGCTGCACGACCCCAGGAAGGCGCGGATCACCAACATCGCCTTCGCGGTGCTGCTGGTCGCGTCCGTGGCGCTGGCGCTGCTCTAA